CACGCTTCTTTTCCTCGCTGATGTCCTGAGCGTTTAAAAGAAAATAGGCGGAACTTTTGAGCACGTTTAGCGGATTGCGAATCTCGTGCGCGATGCCACCAGAGACGCGTCCCATTGCGGCAAACTTTTCTTTGCGGACCAGTTCACCTTGTGCTTGGCTTAGTTCGTTGGAACGAAGTTGAACTCGGTTTTCAAGTTCGTTGTTCAAAGCGGCCAGTTCTTCGTTCGCGCTTGCCAGATTTCTTTCTGCAGTCTTGATGTCTGTGATGTCGCGAACGATTCCGGTGAAGAAACGCTTTCCGCCAACTTGATAGACGCTGACGGCCAAGTGAAGCGGAAATGTGGATCCGTCGCGCCGTCGACCTTCGACCTCCCTGCCGATGCCGATGATCTTACGCTCTCCGGTTTGGTTGTAGTGGTCGATGTATCCGTCGTGCTGTGATTTGTCCGGCTCGGGCATCAGCATCGAGATGTTTTGGCCAATCAGTGACTGCTGGTCATAGCCAAACATCGCTTCTGTTGCAGGATTGATCGATTGAATCAGTCCCTTCTGATCAATGGTGATGATCGCATCGACAGCATTGTTCAAGATCGCTTCGAGTTGCGCCAGGCGTTCGGCATCGGAGGCGTTATCAGGGATGTGGTCGGGCATCATGGAACTGTCGAGTTGGTGGTGCGACGAGGGAACGGCTGCCGATTGGCGTCGATCGCTAGTTCGTTTTAGCGGCAGTTTGGTGATCAATTGTGATCCAGATTGTCACAGGTTGTGGACATTGTCACAGGGGGCTTGAGGGCACATCGGTGATTCTGTCGCAGGGATGGACAAATCGTTGAATGAAATGCGGTA
This genomic interval from Stieleria sp. JC731 contains the following:
- a CDS encoding two-component system sensor histidine kinase NtrB; translated protein: MMPDHIPDNASDAERLAQLEAILNNAVDAIITIDQKGLIQSINPATEAMFGYDQQSLIGQNISMLMPEPDKSQHDGYIDHYNQTGERKIIGIGREVEGRRRDGSTFPLHLAVSVYQVGGKRFFTGIVRDITDIKTAERNLASANEELAALNNELENRVQLRSNELSQAQGELVRKEKFAAMGRVSGGIAHEIRNPLNVLKSSAYFLLNAQDISEEKKRDHLQRIERQVGMIDGIVTALSETSGMHKATVKPIHLKQVFEELCSQEPFPENVRLTCDFDTDTPMVMADPKQLQIVFRNVLRNACDAMPDGGDISITVKESDGVTSAVVRDTGGGIDSEQLEQIMEPFYTTKARGMGLGLSICKMIMDKNHGLISIDSQQGVGTAVTLQMLTASPIASVDA